One region of Azoarcus sp. CIB genomic DNA includes:
- a CDS encoding MarR family transcriptional regulator yields the protein MNDTNAPYLTYKLDLIKTISIKAGNTYYKKAFGLGVRELRVLRLVHDHPGITAKDLGNMLVLDKTLLSKNIASLEERGLITRSPNVNDNRQQHLALTDVGMRVWREGELIGRGLEREMFADLSSEDWNHLHTLLDRVLVSLDKWQESHRK from the coding sequence ATGAACGACACCAACGCGCCCTACCTCACCTACAAGCTCGACCTGATCAAGACCATCTCGATCAAGGCGGGCAACACGTACTACAAGAAGGCCTTCGGCCTCGGTGTCCGCGAGCTGCGCGTGCTGCGCCTCGTGCACGATCACCCCGGCATCACGGCGAAGGATCTCGGCAACATGCTGGTCCTCGACAAGACGCTGCTGTCGAAGAACATCGCCTCTCTCGAGGAGCGCGGCCTCATCACGCGCAGCCCCAACGTCAACGACAACCGTCAGCAGCACCTCGCGCTGACCGACGTCGGCATGCGGGTCTGGCGCGAGGGCGAACTGATCGGCCGGGGGCTCGAACGCGAGATGTTCGCGGATCTAAGCAGCGAGGACTGGAACCACCTTCACACGCTGTTGGACAGGGTGCTGGTTTCGCTCGACAAGTGGCAGGAGTCGCACCGCAAGTAG
- a CDS encoding aminoacyl-histidine dipeptidase, with amino-acid sequence MSDSVSPVFAGLEPAPVWAHFSTLCGIPRQSKAEGALRDLLRDRALARGLTVSVDAAGNLLIGKPASPGCEGAPGVVLQAHLDMVCQKTAGSAQDFSRDAIRVERDGDWLAAKETTLGADNGIGVALILAVLEDDSLVHGPVEALLTVDEEAGMGGAQGLTADALQGRLMLNLDTEEWGEFFIGCAGGLDVNVRREGQAEPSPPGTQQWHIELHGLRGGHSGVDIHEERGNAIKLLVRVLRDLERRFDLRLGSLEGGSARNALPRDARARVALRAGCGDELSLVLADWQVRLREELNGVDEGVSLRAAPVTAVEALMSPPEQAVWLASLHAAPHGVHRRSLSVPGVVETSNNLGIVALGPDGGSCSFMVRSLLDGAARALGDEIVSLFGLSGTAAEASGHYPGWAPKADSPLLALCRDVYRREYGAESRVQVIHAGLECGLIAAKYPDMQIVSFGPTIRGAHAPGERVEIASVGRVWHLLGAILAAIAERRGDEA; translated from the coding sequence ATGTCCGATTCCGTTTCGCCTGTCTTCGCCGGCCTCGAACCTGCCCCCGTGTGGGCGCATTTTTCTACGCTGTGCGGCATCCCGCGCCAGTCCAAGGCAGAGGGCGCACTGCGCGATCTGCTGCGTGACCGGGCACTGGCGCGCGGACTCACTGTATCGGTCGATGCTGCCGGAAACCTGCTGATCGGCAAACCCGCAAGCCCGGGCTGCGAGGGTGCGCCGGGTGTCGTGCTGCAGGCGCATCTGGACATGGTGTGCCAGAAAACGGCCGGTTCGGCGCAAGACTTTTCCCGCGATGCCATCCGCGTGGAGCGGGACGGCGACTGGCTCGCCGCCAAGGAGACGACGCTCGGAGCCGACAACGGCATCGGCGTGGCGCTGATCCTCGCGGTGTTGGAAGACGATTCGCTCGTACACGGGCCGGTCGAGGCCTTGCTGACCGTCGACGAGGAAGCCGGCATGGGCGGCGCGCAGGGGCTCACTGCCGATGCGCTGCAGGGGCGGCTGATGCTGAACCTCGACACCGAGGAATGGGGCGAATTCTTCATCGGCTGCGCCGGCGGGCTGGATGTGAACGTGCGGCGCGAGGGACAGGCGGAGCCGTCCCCGCCCGGGACGCAACAGTGGCACATCGAGCTGCACGGCCTACGGGGCGGCCATTCGGGCGTGGACATCCACGAGGAGCGGGGCAACGCGATCAAGCTGCTGGTGCGCGTGCTGCGCGATCTGGAGCGCCGATTCGATCTGCGCCTCGGCTCGCTCGAAGGCGGCTCGGCGCGCAATGCGCTGCCGCGCGACGCGCGGGCACGGGTGGCGCTGCGGGCCGGATGCGGCGATGAATTGAGTCTAGTCCTCGCGGATTGGCAGGTGCGGCTGCGCGAGGAGTTGAACGGCGTGGACGAGGGCGTGAGCCTGCGGGCGGCGCCCGTCACGGCGGTGGAAGCGCTGATGTCCCCGCCGGAGCAGGCGGTGTGGCTCGCATCGCTGCACGCGGCGCCGCATGGGGTGCATCGCCGCAGCCTGAGTGTGCCAGGCGTCGTCGAGACGTCGAACAACCTCGGGATCGTCGCGCTGGGGCCGGACGGCGGCTCGTGCAGCTTCATGGTGCGGTCGCTCCTCGACGGGGCGGCCCGCGCGCTCGGCGACGAGATCGTCAGCCTCTTCGGCCTGTCGGGAACGGCGGCCGAGGCATCGGGGCACTACCCGGGCTGGGCGCCGAAGGCCGATTCGCCGCTGCTGGCGCTGTGCCGCGACGTGTATCGGCGCGAATACGGTGCCGAATCGCGCGTGCAGGTCATCCATGCCGGCCTCGAATGCGGGCTCATTGCGGCGAAGTACCCCGACATGCAGATCGTGTCCTTCGGCCCGACGATACGTGGCGCCCACGCGCCGGGCGAGCGCGTCGAGATCGCATCGGTGGGCCGCGTGTGGCATCTGCTGGGTGCGATTCTCGCGGCGATCGCGGAACGGCGCGGGGATGAAGCATGA
- the ada gene encoding bifunctional DNA-binding transcriptional regulator/O6-methylguanine-DNA methyltransferase Ada, which yields MKMSRQIEARAAVTAADPRWAAVQARDATADGAFCYAVRTTGVYCRPSCAARTPRPENVEFFATGEDAVRAGYRACRRCSPDGPTLAQQHAEAVAALCRQIERAETPPTLEELAQSANMSAFHLHRIFKAVTGTTPGAYAKACRAARMRAKLDGGATVTDALYAAGYGSSGRFYADADRTLGMTAGSYRSGGVRQQIRFAVGQCSLGAILVASTGRGVCAILIGDDPDALAHDLQDRFPRAELIGGDADYERVVATVVGFVEVPKLGLDLPLDVRGTAFQMRVWQALQEIPAGATASYTEIARRIGAPAAVRAVAGACAANPLAVAIPCHRIVRSDGGLSGYRWGIERKRLLLAREAAQ from the coding sequence ATGAAGATGTCGAGGCAAATCGAGGCACGTGCCGCCGTGACGGCGGCCGATCCGCGCTGGGCGGCGGTGCAGGCGCGCGATGCGACGGCTGACGGGGCGTTCTGCTACGCGGTGCGGACCACTGGCGTGTATTGCCGGCCATCGTGCGCGGCACGCACGCCGCGGCCAGAGAACGTGGAGTTCTTCGCGACGGGCGAGGACGCGGTCCGCGCCGGATATCGCGCGTGCCGGCGCTGCTCGCCGGACGGGCCTACACTCGCGCAGCAGCATGCGGAAGCGGTGGCCGCCTTGTGCCGGCAGATCGAGCGGGCGGAGACGCCGCCGACCCTGGAGGAACTGGCACAGTCCGCGAATATGAGCGCCTTTCACCTGCACCGCATCTTCAAGGCCGTCACCGGGACCACGCCCGGCGCCTATGCGAAGGCGTGCCGGGCGGCGCGGATGCGGGCGAAGCTCGACGGCGGCGCAACGGTGACCGATGCCCTCTACGCGGCGGGATACGGGTCGAGCGGGCGCTTCTACGCGGATGCCGACCGGACGCTGGGCATGACCGCCGGCAGCTACCGTTCCGGCGGCGTGCGGCAGCAAATCCGTTTTGCGGTCGGCCAGTGCTCGCTCGGCGCGATCCTCGTCGCGAGTACCGGGCGCGGCGTCTGTGCAATCCTCATAGGCGACGATCCCGACGCGCTGGCGCACGACCTTCAGGACCGCTTCCCGCGAGCCGAACTGATTGGCGGCGACGCGGATTACGAGCGCGTCGTGGCGACCGTGGTCGGCTTCGTCGAGGTGCCGAAACTGGGCCTGGACCTGCCGCTGGACGTGCGCGGCACGGCTTTCCAGATGCGCGTGTGGCAGGCGTTGCAGGAAATTCCCGCGGGCGCGACCGCGAGCTATACGGAGATCGCACGGCGCATCGGCGCACCCGCGGCGGTGCGCGCGGTCGCCGGCGCCTGCGCGGCGAACCCGCTCGCGGTGGCGATTCCGTGCCACCGTATCGTGCGCAGCGACGGCGGCTTGTCCGGCTATCGCTGGGGCATCGAACGCAAGCGCCTGCTGCTCGCACGCGAAGCGGCGCAATGA
- a CDS encoding ATP-binding cassette domain-containing protein — MTNVIEVRGVRNQFGRQVVHDGLDLDVRRGEILSVVGGSGTGKSVLLRTIVGLNRPAAGSVSVFGEDLLGLPAARRAAIERRFGVLFQKGALFSSLTVAENVALPLIEHVGLKAAEAARLAALKIALAGLQANAGEKYPSDLSGGMIKRAALARALALDPDILFLDEPTAGLDPIGAAAFDELILTLRDALGLTVFMVTHDLDTIYTITDRVAVLAQKRVLVNDRLDVVADFDDAWIREYFHGPRGRAAAQAVPPAQRAPHNLSHGGQA, encoded by the coding sequence GTGACGAACGTCATCGAAGTGCGCGGCGTGCGCAACCAGTTCGGCCGGCAGGTGGTGCACGACGGCCTCGATCTCGACGTGCGCCGCGGCGAGATCCTGAGCGTGGTTGGCGGCTCGGGCACCGGCAAGTCCGTCCTGCTGCGCACCATCGTCGGCCTCAACCGGCCCGCGGCGGGCAGCGTCAGCGTGTTCGGCGAGGATCTGCTCGGCCTGCCCGCGGCGCGGCGGGCGGCCATTGAGCGGCGCTTCGGCGTGCTGTTCCAGAAGGGGGCGCTGTTCTCGTCGCTGACCGTCGCCGAGAACGTCGCGCTGCCGCTCATCGAGCACGTCGGGCTCAAGGCCGCCGAGGCGGCGCGGCTTGCCGCGCTGAAAATCGCGCTCGCCGGCTTGCAGGCCAACGCCGGCGAAAAGTACCCGTCAGACCTCTCCGGCGGGATGATCAAGCGCGCGGCCCTGGCGCGCGCGCTTGCGCTCGACCCCGACATCCTGTTCCTCGACGAACCGACCGCGGGGCTCGACCCGATCGGCGCCGCCGCGTTCGACGAGCTGATCCTGACCCTGCGCGACGCGCTCGGCCTCACTGTCTTCATGGTCACGCACGACCTCGACACGATCTACACCATCACCGACCGGGTGGCCGTGCTCGCGCAGAAGCGCGTTCTCGTGAATGACCGTCTCGATGTCGTCGCGGACTTCGACGACGCGTGGATTCGCGAATACTTCCACGGTCCGCGCGGACGCGCCGCTGCGCAGGCCGTCCCGCCTGCGCAGCGGGCGCCGCATAATCTTTCCCACGGGGGACAAGCCTGA
- the recJ gene encoding single-stranded-DNA-specific exonuclease RecJ, with the protein MTRIQPRAIPPRSMQRLIDAGTHPLLARIYAARGISRREELDYSLKALIPPAALKGAHEAATLLADAIEAGARMVIVADYDCDGATACAVGVRALRAFGADVGYLVPNRFEYGYGLTPAIVELAAHMEPDVLITVDNGIASVEGVAAARSYGMATVITDHHLPGDTLPDADVIVNPNQPGCDFPSKSLAGVGVMFYTMLALRAELRERGAFAGRQEPNLGELLDLVALGTVADVVKLDHNNRILVSQGLARMRADRMHPGIRALFSVAGRDALRASTFDMGFGLGPRLNAAGRLSDMSLGIECLITDDMGRALNIAQELDRLNRERRGIEQDMQEGALAHLADFDPGNCATVSLFEPDWHQGVIGIVAGRIKERLHRPVIAFARGDEGQLKGSGRSIPNLHLRDALDLVSKQCPDLILRFGGHSMAAGLTILETDYDRFQRVFEETVQSLVEPADLTRTLDTDGPLETGYMSLEAARLLEQDIWGQGFPAPLFDDVFRVDNQRLLKDKHLKLQLSKNNVRFDGIRFNFAEGAPQQIRAAFRLAPNEYNGITSLQLMLEHFEAA; encoded by the coding sequence ATGACCCGAATCCAGCCGCGGGCGATTCCGCCCCGCTCCATGCAGCGCCTGATCGACGCCGGCACCCATCCGCTGCTCGCCCGCATCTATGCCGCGCGCGGCATCTCGCGGCGCGAGGAACTCGACTACTCGCTCAAGGCCCTGATTCCGCCCGCAGCCCTGAAGGGGGCGCACGAAGCCGCTACCCTGTTGGCCGATGCGATCGAAGCCGGCGCGCGCATGGTGATCGTCGCCGACTACGACTGCGACGGGGCAACGGCTTGCGCGGTGGGCGTGCGCGCCCTGCGGGCCTTCGGTGCGGACGTCGGCTACCTGGTGCCGAACCGCTTCGAGTACGGTTACGGGCTGACGCCCGCCATCGTCGAGCTGGCCGCGCACATGGAGCCCGACGTCCTGATCACCGTCGACAACGGCATCGCCAGCGTGGAGGGCGTTGCTGCGGCGCGCAGCTACGGCATGGCCACGGTGATCACCGATCACCACCTGCCGGGCGACACGCTGCCCGATGCCGACGTGATCGTGAATCCGAACCAGCCCGGCTGCGACTTCCCGAGCAAATCGCTCGCCGGCGTCGGCGTGATGTTCTACACCATGCTCGCGCTGCGGGCAGAACTGCGCGAGCGCGGCGCGTTTGCCGGACGCCAGGAGCCGAACCTCGGCGAACTGCTGGACCTCGTAGCCCTCGGCACGGTCGCCGACGTCGTGAAGCTGGACCACAACAACCGCATTCTCGTGTCGCAAGGCCTCGCGCGGATGCGCGCCGATCGCATGCATCCCGGTATCCGCGCGCTGTTCTCCGTCGCCGGCCGCGACGCTTTGCGCGCGAGCACCTTCGACATGGGGTTCGGGCTCGGCCCGCGCCTGAACGCCGCCGGCCGCCTGTCGGACATGAGCCTCGGCATCGAATGCCTGATCACCGACGACATGGGCCGGGCGCTCAACATCGCACAGGAACTCGACCGGCTGAACCGCGAACGGCGCGGCATCGAGCAGGACATGCAGGAAGGGGCGCTCGCGCACCTGGCGGATTTCGATCCCGGCAATTGCGCCACCGTCAGCCTGTTCGAGCCGGACTGGCACCAAGGCGTAATCGGGATCGTCGCCGGCCGGATCAAGGAAAGGCTGCACCGCCCGGTGATCGCCTTCGCCCGCGGCGACGAGGGGCAGCTGAAGGGCTCCGGCCGCTCGATCCCGAATCTGCATCTGCGCGACGCGCTCGATCTGGTGAGTAAGCAATGCCCCGATCTGATCCTGCGCTTCGGCGGACATTCGATGGCGGCAGGTCTGACGATCCTCGAGACCGACTATGACCGCTTCCAGCGCGTGTTCGAGGAAACCGTCCAGTCCCTCGTGGAACCCGCGGACCTGACCCGCACGCTGGACACCGACGGACCGCTCGAGACCGGCTACATGAGCCTGGAAGCCGCGCGGCTGCTCGAGCAGGACATCTGGGGCCAGGGCTTCCCGGCCCCGCTGTTCGACGACGTGTTCCGCGTCGACAACCAGCGCCTGCTCAAGGACAAGCACCTGAAGCTGCAGCTGTCGAAGAACAACGTGCGCTTCGACGGCATCCGCTTCAACTTTGCCGAAGGCGCGCCACAGCAGATCCGGGCGGCATTCCGCCTGGCGCCGAACGAATACAACGGCATCACGAGTCTGCAGCTGATGCTGGAGCACTTCGAAGCGGCCTGA
- a CDS encoding DUF6781 family protein yields MSQDFESIERDVGAAIGGDPAAVAERVRTITLGALSHGKLDTDALKQVTDAVLKGAQQGIERPDRERTEAIREAVRGLDEALATAAQATLLAVKEAVGRGSEYSRQELRGTLDQLGAMESNFLRTLADAGRGATGLARSTLHELADHARNSGTAVGGRVANAGADLARAVADLTREQVQSGAQTLRNEAGLLAALASGMLRGIADRLHPTGGSDNDKGGPRDPLA; encoded by the coding sequence ATGAGTCAGGACTTCGAAAGCATTGAACGTGACGTGGGTGCTGCAATCGGCGGCGATCCCGCTGCGGTCGCCGAACGCGTGCGGACGATCACACTGGGGGCGCTGTCGCACGGCAAGCTGGACACCGACGCGCTCAAACAGGTCACCGACGCCGTGCTCAAGGGGGCACAACAAGGCATCGAGCGCCCCGATCGCGAACGCACCGAAGCCATCCGCGAGGCGGTGCGCGGGCTGGACGAGGCCCTTGCGACCGCCGCGCAAGCCACGCTGCTCGCCGTGAAGGAAGCGGTCGGACGCGGTAGCGAGTACTCGCGCCAGGAACTTCGCGGCACGCTCGACCAGCTGGGGGCCATGGAGTCGAACTTCCTGCGCACGCTGGCCGACGCGGGACGCGGCGCGACCGGCCTCGCGCGCTCCACGCTGCACGAACTCGCCGACCACGCCCGCAACAGCGGCACTGCGGTCGGCGGCCGCGTCGCCAATGCGGGAGCCGACCTCGCGCGTGCCGTCGCAGACCTCACACGCGAGCAGGTGCAAAGCGGTGCCCAGACCCTGCGCAACGAGGCGGGTCTGCTCGCAGCACTGGCCTCGGGGATGCTCAGGGGCATCGCCGACCGCCTGCACCCGACGGGTGGTTCCGATAACGACAAGGGCGGACCGCGCGATCCGCTGGCCTGA
- a CDS encoding DUF3820 family protein codes for MNPEHLEALVTTAMPFGKYKGRLIADLPGNYLNWFAREGFPPGRLGQLLALMHELDHNGLSGLLTPLRK; via the coding sequence ATGAATCCCGAACACCTCGAAGCGCTCGTGACCACCGCGATGCCTTTCGGCAAGTACAAAGGGCGGCTGATCGCCGACTTGCCGGGGAACTACCTGAACTGGTTCGCCCGCGAAGGCTTTCCTCCGGGCAGGCTGGGGCAGCTGCTCGCCCTGATGCACGAACTCGATCACAACGGCCTGTCCGGACTGCTGACGCCGCTGCGGAAGTGA
- a CDS encoding AlkA N-terminal domain-containing protein has protein sequence MTRQAAVSIALPAGFRAGDILAFHRRDTHELAERVTTDSLCKGLLWDGIPACLRVRFAPGLVTAEIALDAEPARGIEPRFGTMVRRMLGLEQAVEAFEERFRDDPGIGPLISAQKGLRVPVTTTPFEALSWAVTGQQISVAAAVSLRRRLIVAAGSRHTSGMLCYPDAARLALFAEDDLRAAGFSTAKARTLLALARQVAAGALPLDAWAETASIDEMRSSLLAVRGVGPWTVDYVLLRGFGWLDGSLHGDVAVRRGMQALLGAEGRVGEAEAKEWLARYAPWRALVAAHLWAAGTTVAY, from the coding sequence ATGACGCGGCAGGCCGCCGTCTCGATCGCCCTGCCTGCCGGATTCCGCGCAGGTGACATCCTCGCGTTCCATCGGCGCGACACGCACGAGCTGGCCGAACGTGTCACCACGGATTCGTTGTGCAAGGGCCTGTTGTGGGACGGGATCCCCGCCTGCCTGCGCGTGCGTTTCGCGCCGGGGCTGGTGACCGCTGAAATCGCGCTCGACGCGGAGCCGGCGCGGGGCATCGAGCCCCGTTTCGGGACGATGGTCCGGCGCATGTTGGGACTGGAGCAGGCGGTCGAGGCATTCGAGGAACGCTTCCGCGACGATCCGGGTATCGGCCCGCTGATCTCGGCGCAGAAGGGACTGCGCGTGCCGGTTACCACAACACCCTTCGAGGCGCTGAGCTGGGCGGTGACCGGCCAACAGATCAGCGTCGCGGCCGCCGTGTCGCTGCGGCGACGGCTGATCGTAGCCGCCGGGAGCCGCCACACGTCGGGGATGCTGTGCTATCCCGACGCAGCACGGCTCGCGCTCTTCGCCGAGGACGATCTCCGCGCCGCCGGCTTTTCGACCGCGAAAGCGCGCACGCTACTGGCGCTGGCGCGGCAGGTGGCCGCCGGGGCGCTGCCGCTCGACGCCTGGGCCGAAACGGCATCCATCGACGAGATGCGTTCCAGCCTGCTCGCGGTGCGCGGTGTCGGGCCGTGGACCGTCGATTACGTGCTGCTGCGGGGCTTCGGCTGGCTCGACGGCTCGCTGCACGGCGACGTCGCCGTGCGTCGGGGGATGCAGGCGCTGCTGGGAGCAGAGGGCAGGGTGGGCGAAGCCGAGGCGAAGGAATGGCTCGCCCGCTATGCGCCGTGGCGTGCACTGGTGGCCGCACACCTCTGGGCTGCAGGGACGACTGTGGCGTATTGA
- a CDS encoding MlaD family protein produces METRAHHVLIGFFTLLVVGAALMFALWLGKTDSDKQFRTYDVVFQEAVTGLSKGSTVEFNGIKIGDVSSLRLDPQDPRRVFARVRVDAEAPVRSDTRARLVPAGITGISIIRLSSGDDPASKPLEGEAGQVPVIVATPSPLSKLLADGEDAMLNANQVLLQARELFSAENVESVGRMLHNLEQATGAIAAQREDLARALKELAGASEQANATLAEAAKLAKSTSRLVDERGVQTLQSAENAMAAFERAMVKVDTLLAENRAQLATGVRGAAEIGPALAELQDTLVSVRTIARQLETRPTDYLLGNESMKEFKP; encoded by the coding sequence ATGGAAACACGTGCCCATCACGTGCTGATCGGATTCTTCACCCTGCTGGTGGTCGGGGCAGCGCTGATGTTCGCGCTGTGGCTCGGCAAGACCGACAGCGACAAGCAGTTCCGCACCTACGACGTCGTCTTCCAGGAGGCGGTCACCGGCCTCTCCAAGGGCAGCACGGTCGAGTTCAACGGCATCAAGATCGGCGACGTGTCGAGCCTGCGCCTCGATCCGCAGGACCCGCGCCGCGTGTTCGCACGGGTGCGCGTCGACGCCGAGGCACCGGTGCGCAGCGACACCCGGGCGCGCCTCGTCCCCGCCGGGATCACCGGCATCTCGATCATCCGTCTGAGCAGTGGCGACGATCCGGCGAGCAAGCCGCTCGAAGGCGAAGCGGGACAGGTTCCGGTCATCGTCGCGACGCCGTCGCCGCTCAGCAAGCTGCTGGCCGACGGCGAGGATGCCATGCTCAACGCGAACCAGGTGCTGTTGCAGGCGCGTGAGCTCTTCTCCGCGGAAAACGTCGAAAGCGTCGGCCGTATGCTGCACAACCTGGAGCAGGCCACCGGCGCGATCGCGGCCCAGCGTGAGGATCTCGCTCGCGCGCTGAAGGAACTGGCCGGTGCGAGCGAGCAGGCCAACGCGACCCTGGCCGAAGCCGCGAAGCTGGCGAAGTCCACCAGCCGGCTCGTCGACGAGCGCGGCGTGCAGACGCTGCAGAGCGCCGAGAACGCCATGGCCGCCTTCGAACGCGCGATGGTGAAGGTCGACACGCTGCTCGCCGAAAACCGCGCGCAGCTTGCCACCGGGGTGCGCGGCGCGGCCGAGATCGGGCCGGCGCTCGCCGAACTGCAGGACACGCTCGTGTCGGTGCGAACGATTGCCCGGCAGCTCGAAACCCGGCCAACGGACTACCTGCTGGGCAATGAATCGATGAAGGAGTTCAAGCCATGA
- a CDS encoding MlaE family lipid ABC transporter permease subunit — MTEPAFIDIDGGQVRLRGDWTIANYAALAPDVARQRSRIADAVDVDLGAVGALDTAGVSLLHDLLGKDRLAALASDASPLPPERRALLQAVAGVIDAAAPAPRAAGYAFGDIMERAGIGMLAFWRHVIDIAGFIGITLETSFRVMLRPRRWRITSFVANLERTGLDAVPIVALLTFLVGAVVAFLGATVLTGFGASIFTVDLVAFSFLREFGPMLTAIIVAGRTASAFTAQIGSMRANEEIDAIRVGGLNPIELLVVPRVAALLLALPMLSFVAMISGIVGGMLVCALTLEISPTMFVSVLESHVGLRHFIVGIVKAPIFAFLIAVIGCLEGFRVEGSAQSVGEHTTSSVVQSIFIVIVVDAVAALFCMEMGW, encoded by the coding sequence ATGACAGAACCGGCATTCATCGACATCGATGGCGGGCAGGTGCGCCTGCGGGGCGACTGGACGATTGCGAACTACGCAGCGCTTGCACCCGATGTCGCGCGTCAGCGGTCCCGGATCGCCGATGCCGTGGATGTCGACCTCGGCGCCGTCGGCGCACTCGACACCGCCGGTGTCAGCCTGCTGCACGACTTGCTGGGCAAGGACCGCCTTGCGGCGCTGGCCTCGGACGCGAGTCCGCTGCCGCCCGAACGCCGCGCGCTGCTGCAGGCCGTGGCCGGCGTGATCGACGCCGCAGCACCCGCGCCGCGCGCTGCGGGTTATGCCTTCGGCGACATCATGGAGCGCGCGGGCATCGGCATGCTCGCGTTCTGGCGTCACGTGATCGACATCGCCGGCTTCATCGGCATCACGCTGGAGACGTCGTTCCGTGTGATGCTGCGGCCGCGGCGCTGGCGCATCACCTCGTTTGTCGCGAACCTCGAACGCACGGGCCTCGACGCCGTGCCCATCGTCGCGCTGCTGACCTTCCTCGTCGGCGCGGTGGTCGCCTTTCTCGGCGCCACGGTGCTGACCGGCTTCGGCGCCAGCATCTTCACGGTCGACCTCGTCGCATTCTCCTTCCTGCGCGAGTTCGGGCCGATGCTCACCGCGATCATCGTCGCCGGCCGCACGGCGAGCGCCTTCACCGCCCAGATCGGTTCGATGCGCGCGAACGAGGAGATCGACGCGATCCGTGTGGGCGGACTGAATCCCATCGAGCTGCTCGTCGTGCCGCGCGTGGCCGCGCTGCTGCTGGCCCTGCCGATGCTGAGCTTCGTCGCGATGATTTCGGGCATCGTCGGCGGCATGCTGGTGTGTGCGCTGACGCTCGAGATCTCGCCGACGATGTTCGTGTCGGTGCTGGAAAGCCACGTCGGGCTGCGGCATTTCATCGTCGGCATCGTCAAGGCGCCGATCTTCGCCTTCCTGATCGCCGTCATCGGCTGCCTGGAAGGTTTCAGGGTGGAGGGCAGTGCGCAATCCGTCGGCGAGCACACGACTTCGTCCGTCGTGCAGTCCATCTTCATCGTGATCGTCGTGGATGCGGTGGCGGCGCTGTTCTGCATGGAGATGGGCTGGTGA
- a CDS encoding ABC-type transport auxiliary lipoprotein family protein — MTIVCRKSWRGVAGARCAVVLAATLLLAACSVLPKAEPVDTYLLPGAPDRTTVTGTPFPVSLRVAKPASGVHLAGQRIVVMPKNNQVSVYHGASWSEPAPVLVRDRLIDALRADGRIAALSSDEARLQADYEIVSDLRAFQSEYRGDVPQAVVRLDVRLVEREGRRILASRTFESEARAAGADVPAVVNAFGAASTRLASELAAWAVEEIRRTPPRQ, encoded by the coding sequence ATGACCATCGTTTGCCGGAAATCCTGGCGTGGTGTGGCCGGGGCGCGCTGCGCGGTCGTGCTGGCCGCGACGCTGCTCCTTGCCGCGTGTTCCGTGCTGCCCAAGGCGGAGCCGGTCGACACCTACCTCCTCCCCGGAGCGCCCGACCGCACGACAGTCACCGGCACGCCGTTTCCCGTATCGCTGCGCGTGGCCAAACCTGCCAGCGGCGTCCATCTCGCCGGGCAGCGCATCGTGGTCATGCCAAAGAACAACCAGGTGAGCGTGTATCACGGCGCAAGCTGGAGCGAGCCCGCGCCGGTGCTGGTGCGCGACCGCCTGATCGACGCCTTGCGGGCCGACGGCCGGATCGCGGCGCTGAGCAGCGACGAGGCCCGGCTGCAGGCGGACTATGAAATCGTCAGCGACCTGCGTGCCTTCCAGAGCGAATACCGCGGAGACGTTCCGCAGGCTGTCGTGCGGCTCGATGTCCGCCTGGTCGAGCGCGAAGGGCGGCGCATCCTCGCCAGCCGCACCTTCGAGTCCGAAGCGCGTGCAGCGGGTGCCGACGTTCCGGCCGTAGTGAATGCCTTCGGTGCGGCATCGACGCGCCTCGCCTCCGAGCTTGCAGCGTGGGCAGTGGAGGAAATCCGGCGGACTCCACCGCGGCAATGA